One region of Natronorubrum aibiense genomic DNA includes:
- a CDS encoding PHP domain-containing protein, translating into MHDFHTHTNYSDGRFLEGMVEAADSTGLEGIGLTDHCTVTARDRPATVRNVYGFNLDLTYERRRRAIDELRDRSDVSLEIYDGVEMDYDPRDERAIREFLAEAGFEYTLGSVHAVDGLNVQVPSNFTGLSEARLDAVVDDYFETLVTMIESELFDVAAHIDLIERTPPLSGRATIDHYDRVARALADSRTIPEINAGRATAATALVHPDEAFLEVLREYDVAVTVGTDSHRPAEIGERADFLEQYLASRDLDPVSPPGLE; encoded by the coding sequence ATGCACGATTTCCATACGCACACGAACTACTCCGACGGGCGGTTTCTCGAGGGCATGGTGGAGGCCGCCGATTCGACCGGACTCGAGGGAATCGGGCTCACGGATCACTGTACGGTCACGGCCCGCGATCGGCCGGCGACCGTCCGGAACGTCTACGGCTTCAATCTGGATTTGACCTACGAGCGCCGGCGGCGGGCGATCGATGAACTTCGTGACCGCAGCGACGTCTCGCTCGAGATTTACGACGGCGTCGAGATGGATTACGACCCGCGCGACGAGCGCGCGATTCGGGAGTTTCTCGCCGAGGCTGGCTTCGAGTATACGCTCGGCAGCGTCCACGCCGTCGACGGGCTGAACGTGCAGGTGCCGAGTAACTTCACGGGCCTGAGCGAGGCGAGACTGGATGCAGTCGTCGACGACTACTTCGAGACGCTCGTCACGATGATCGAGTCGGAACTGTTCGATGTCGCCGCCCACATCGATCTGATCGAGCGGACGCCGCCGTTGAGCGGCCGCGCCACGATCGACCACTACGACCGCGTCGCTCGAGCGTTGGCCGACTCGCGGACGATCCCCGAGATCAACGCCGGACGCGCAACAGCAGCGACGGCGCTCGTCCACCCCGACGAGGCGTTTCTCGAGGTGCTCCGGGAGTACGACGTGGCCGTCACCGTCGGGACTGACTCCCACCGCCCGGCCGAGATCGGCGAGCGGGCCGACTTTCTCGAGCAGTATCTCGCGAGCCGAGATCTCGATCCGGTCAGCCCGCCGGGCCTCGAGTGA